TTGACTCATAATAATTTCCCCCATCGGGTGGATTCTTTGGGCCAATCGATTTGAAACAGTAAAACGATGCGTAAAGACTGGCTACAAAGACTTTTCTATTGACATCATACTTTCTCTTAAAATCATACCTTTTAACGGCGTCGTGGCCAAGTGGTAAGGCATGGCTCTGCAAAAGCTTGATCCCCGGTTCGAATCCGGGCGACGCCTGTCACTTTGTATCTGCCTGGATGGTGGAATGGTAGACACCCAGGACTTAAAATCCTGTGAGAGCAATCTCGTGCGAGTTCGAGTCTCGCTCCAGGTACCAAGGTTTTCCTTTTGCAAATTCTATCTCGTCTGCGGAATCACCGTGTCGCAGATCTTTCCGAAATCCAACTTTGGAAAATCCGCTCTTCCTTCCTTTTCAAATCCGGAGAACGAAATTCTAAAATCTCGGAAGAATACTCCGTCCGGAAATTCTTTCGGGTACGTGTTCAACAGAAAATTCGGGATGAGGATTTCGTTTTTGCCCGGTTGTAAGAAACGTTCGATTTTTCCCAAATCTGCTTCTCCTTGTGCCCAATAGAGTTGATCCTGATCGAAGGAATCCCGGGAAACGATCGTGATTTTCACCTTTTGGGGTGGGTTGGTAGCATTTTCCGGAACGTAAATCGTAAAACTAAACGGAATCACTCGAGGGACCGGCGGATTGGGAAATCGATGCGTTAGACAACCTTCTACTTGAAACGGAAGAGACGCTTGCGCGACCGCTATGTTTGTCTCCGGATTTTGAATTCCGATTCCGGAAAAATTAGGTTTTAGAATATTCTTCTGAACCGTTTTTACGAGGTTCGGATCAGAAGCCCGGACCCGTCGGTTATAGACTTCCAGAGGATTTAGATTCAATCGTGGAATCCAAAAAAGCCAGTAGAGGAAAAGTGGGATTCCGATCGCACCGAAGATCGAAAAGGAAAACTTTCCTCGTAATCGAAAGAACTTCGAATCGCCTGCGATTTCTCCGGCATTTTTTAGGTTCGGATCGTCTTCGGTCTTTGTTTGCATTTTCGAAGCGGAAGAAGAATCAGACGGAGGCTCCGACGAAAACTTGTTTGTTCCCGCGAGGAAGATTCCACAGAAGGCAAAGAAAGGTAGAAGAACCTCGTCGTCCAAAAGATAACACTGAAAAAATCCGGCCGGATAGAGACTTAGGATTCCGATCGTCAAAATAGATAGACTTCCGTTCTGATTCGGATCGATTCTAAAAAAACGATCCCATAACTTCCACCAAAACGAAAGAAACAAAATTCCCGCGAGGATTCCTCCCACTGCCACGAAATGAAGCAGGTCATTGTGTGCGTGTCCCCTCGGCGTAATATAGAGTTCATACCAGAGTTGTTCCTGTCCTTCGATCATCTTTGTCGATTCCTTCCAATGAGAATCCTTGTAGTTTCCACCCCCGACTCCGAGGAGTAGATGATCTTTCACGAGAGGAATCGTATTCTTATAGATATAGTATCTTTGATTTTCCGTATTATGAACTTCGAATATTTGCGACACGGATCTTTGGATCAACCAGTTGTTTCGAAAGATATACGCTCCGGAGAAAAGTAGAGAGATAAGCCCGATTCCGAAGATCCATTTGGTTTTGCCCGAAAATTCCGGTATATTTTGTTTGAGTGAGAACGTTCCTTGTAACCCTGCGATGACGAGAAGGACAAAAACTCCCAACCAGATCGATCTGCTTTGGTTGAAAAAAAGGACGATCCATCCGCCGAGAAGGAGCGCGGTCCTTGCGTAAAACAAAAGATTCTTCTTTTCCTTTCCTCTTTGAAACCAATCCAAAAGTAGTCCCGGAAGAATTAGCCCCAAGAGTCCTCCATACGTTAGGTGCGTATTCATCATTCCGATCGGAAGATAGAGTTTGATCGGTCCAAGATTTCCCGAAAAATGTTGAAGACGATCGCCGGGTGCATAACGAAATCCGTTGGCGACGAACTTCCCGATTCTTACTTCCGAAAATAGGCTGATCAGACCGAGAAGAATTGTGATCGTAGCGCTCGCGTAGAAAAACCGGTTCAGAGTTTTTTGATTCTTTTTTTCGGACGCGATCAGATAAGAAGCCGGTAGAACCAAGAGCATCCAAAAATCCCCGAATTCGGATTGTTTGATGAATTTTTTAAAAAAGTGAGAATACGAATCCGCTTGTAGCAAGGAGGAAAAGAGCGTGAGGAGATACATTCCGAAAAAGATCAGAAAGAAACTTCGTATTCCTTTCCAATTCCCCCTGTATTCTTTTTTGAAATATAAGAGGGGATAAGTGCTCGCAATCATTAGTCCGGCGAATATCTGAGATACACTCACGGACTGCGGGAAGCTGAGCAAAAACAAACAAAGAGAAATCAGGGAGAGCCTTTCCCCATTCTTGATAATTCCTTCTTTCACTGTCTGCTCCTCGGAAGTTCTTAAAAATTCCCTTAAAAAACCAATGACAGAGAAAGAATTCATTCTACCATTAGAAAAAAGAACTGATTCCGGGAATCAATCGAACAGATGGGAAAAACTATTCCAGCCAAGAAAAAGAAAACGGAAAAAAAAACCGATCCTGCTCCTTCCACTCAGGGCAAAAAATTATCAGTCGCTATCATCACTTACAACGAAGAAAGAAATATCGGTGAATGTATCGAATCTTGTCTGGAGATCGCGGATGATATCGTTGTTCTCGATTCGATTAGTACGGATCGAACCGAAGCGATTTCGAAATCGTATCCGAACGTTCGATTTTTCAAACAGAAATTCAAAGGTCATATCGAACAGAAGAACGACGCGATCGGGCTTTGCAAATTCGATTGGATTCTTTCTTTGGACGCGGATGAACGAGTTTCTCCCGAATTACAACGTTCTCTTCGTAAGTTCAAAGAAGATCCGAGAGAAAGCGATCGTAACGGGTTTCAAGTTTCCCGTCTTACCTTTCACATGGGACGATTTATCCGTTATTCGGGATGGTATCCTCAGTTTCGTTATCGTATTTTTAAAAAAGGAAAGGCCCTTTGGGTCGGCGAAAATCCGCATGATTTCATCAGCATCCAAGGAAAAGGCGGAATACTTTCCGGAGATATCATCCACTATAGTTTTCGCGATCTCACTCACCAGGTGAATACGATCAACCAGTTTTCTTCGATTGTCGCTCTGACGAGACAGAGAAAGGGAAAGCGTTTTTCGATTCTTAGGACGATCTACAAACCCTTTTCCAAATTCATCGAAACCTATTTTTTTAAATTCGGTTTTTTGGACGGCTTCCCCGGTTGGGTGATCGCGGTCTCGTCCGCCTATTCCACGTTTCTCAAAGACGCTAAACAATACGAGCTCGAGAAAAAGATCATCGAAAGGCCGTCTAACGTGAAAGAGGATTATGGGAGTTAAGTCTTTCTTTAAAAAATTCCTTTCCTTCTTTCGGAGAAGGAAAAAGAAAAAAGGTCACGCCGAAGAGGCGCCCCCCGTTCGGGAAAGTTACGGATACAAACGGGAACTTTCCGAGCTTAGGGAAAAGGCGGATCGTTTTTTTGTAACAAGGAAGAAGGCGAGCGGAGTCGTTCATGAAACGAAATATTATAAAATTCTAAAGAATGGTCCGAAACTGTTTCGTCTTGAAGGAAAGGAAAAAAGTGGTCGGGAATATTCTCTCGTCGTTTCCACGGGAAATTTTTTGAGTTTACAAGGCGAAAAAATTTCCGGCGTTGTCTTTGTTCCGGAAGCGGAACTCAACCGAATTCTTTCCTACGAACACACGGATTTACAAAGCGTTTTTTCCCGGTTTCAACCGGAGGGGATCGCTGAAGATTTGAAGGTTTTATACGGAGAATCCGGTTCTTCCCAAGAATCTTGGAAGGACTTTTTCAACTGGGAACCGATTTGGAAACAGCAGGTTC
Above is a genomic segment from Leptospira stimsonii containing:
- a CDS encoding O-antigen ligase family protein translates to MKEGIIKNGERLSLISLCLFLLSFPQSVSVSQIFAGLMIASTYPLLYFKKEYRGNWKGIRSFFLIFFGMYLLTLFSSLLQADSYSHFFKKFIKQSEFGDFWMLLVLPASYLIASEKKNQKTLNRFFYASATITILLGLISLFSEVRIGKFVANGFRYAPGDRLQHFSGNLGPIKLYLPIGMMNTHLTYGGLLGLILPGLLLDWFQRGKEKKNLLFYARTALLLGGWIVLFFNQSRSIWLGVFVLLVIAGLQGTFSLKQNIPEFSGKTKWIFGIGLISLLFSGAYIFRNNWLIQRSVSQIFEVHNTENQRYYIYKNTIPLVKDHLLLGVGGGNYKDSHWKESTKMIEGQEQLWYELYITPRGHAHNDLLHFVAVGGILAGILFLSFWWKLWDRFFRIDPNQNGSLSILTIGILSLYPAGFFQCYLLDDEVLLPFFAFCGIFLAGTNKFSSEPPSDSSSASKMQTKTEDDPNLKNAGEIAGDSKFFRLRGKFSFSIFGAIGIPLFLYWLFWIPRLNLNPLEVYNRRVRASDPNLVKTVQKNILKPNFSGIGIQNPETNIAVAQASLPFQVEGCLTHRFPNPPVPRVIPFSFTIYVPENATNPPQKVKITIVSRDSFDQDQLYWAQGEADLGKIERFLQPGKNEILIPNFLLNTYPKEFPDGVFFRDFRISFSGFEKEGRADFPKLDFGKICDTVIPQTR
- a CDS encoding glycosyltransferase family 2 protein, encoding MGKTIPAKKKKTEKKTDPAPSTQGKKLSVAIITYNEERNIGECIESCLEIADDIVVLDSISTDRTEAISKSYPNVRFFKQKFKGHIEQKNDAIGLCKFDWILSLDADERVSPELQRSLRKFKEDPRESDRNGFQVSRLTFHMGRFIRYSGWYPQFRYRIFKKGKALWVGENPHDFISIQGKGGILSGDIIHYSFRDLTHQVNTINQFSSIVALTRQRKGKRFSILRTIYKPFSKFIETYFFKFGFLDGFPGWVIAVSSAYSTFLKDAKQYELEKKIIERPSNVKEDYGS
- a CDS encoding LBBP_01157 family protein: MGVKSFFKKFLSFFRRRKKKKGHAEEAPPVRESYGYKRELSELREKADRFFVTRKKASGVVHETKYYKILKNGPKLFRLEGKEKSGREYSLVVSTGNFLSLQGEKISGVVFVPEAELNRILSYEHTDLQSVFSRFQPEGIAEDLKVLYGESGSSQESWKDFFNWEPIWKQQVLIRLKPSLLAILLVYMGPDFEQFFQSNSTKRMKSIVSDELYFLNVSGNQKENSPYSENLSLQDFEKAKSEFFRVLEQIRKKRGTT